A stretch of the Clostridium botulinum genome encodes the following:
- the fliD gene encoding flagellar filament capping protein FliD, producing the protein MGQVGGLSSNGNRFIGLATGLDTDAQIKKMLMAEQNRIDRVKQQKQMTQWKQEEYVDITKEVKELKSTFLDILSPNETNLMKSSAYTSTKATIENAETNGGIVDATSLPGARSGKYKIKVKQMATAASIKSKDLPKEINESISFDISVNDNSGKSKVIKVSIPKTKDGKIRTQKEFVSELKNYKFDNGGKKEKLSDYVDINYSELINKMTISSKQTGSDSKIKISASVDSLGIATPSEISGQDAIVEITEPGQINGTEVVKKENSFDIDNIQYNITGADKNKEVTINVKSDVSGTINKMKKFVEKYNSLLEKVNGKLSEKKSYKFKPLTEAQRKDMKEDERKEWDKKAKEGVLRNDMDLSNMLSQMRSAFIDKIEDAGITASEIGITTSRDYTKRGKLQINEEKLTKALEKNSDKIQELFTKSSSKTNVQDKYKEEGIFCRINDILDKYVGREGTLIKKAGYKDSRWSKDNDLSKNIVKQEKKIKDLEKIMFEKQERYYQMFARLEKAMNQMNAQANWLSSQMGQ; encoded by the coding sequence ATGGGACAAGTAGGTGGATTAAGTAGTAATGGTAATAGATTTATAGGACTTGCTACAGGACTTGATACAGATGCTCAAATAAAAAAAATGTTAATGGCAGAGCAAAATAGGATAGATAGAGTAAAACAACAAAAGCAAATGACTCAATGGAAACAAGAAGAATATGTTGATATAACAAAAGAGGTAAAAGAATTAAAAAGTACATTTTTAGATATATTATCACCAAATGAAACAAATTTAATGAAAAGCTCAGCTTATACTTCAACTAAAGCAACAATTGAAAATGCAGAAACAAATGGAGGAATAGTTGATGCAACATCTCTTCCAGGTGCAAGAAGTGGAAAATATAAAATAAAAGTTAAACAAATGGCAACTGCTGCAAGCATTAAGAGTAAAGACCTTCCAAAAGAAATAAATGAATCTATTAGTTTCGATATAAGTGTTAATGATAATAGTGGAAAGAGTAAAGTTATAAAGGTTAGCATTCCAAAAACAAAAGATGGAAAAATAAGGACTCAGAAAGAATTTGTATCTGAACTTAAAAATTATAAATTTGATAATGGTGGAAAAAAGGAAAAGTTATCAGATTATGTTGACATAAATTATAGTGAACTTATTAATAAAATGACTATATCGTCTAAGCAGACTGGATCAGATTCAAAAATTAAAATATCAGCATCAGTTGACTCGTTAGGAATAGCAACTCCAAGTGAAATATCAGGACAAGATGCTATTGTTGAAATAACAGAGCCAGGGCAAATAAATGGTACTGAGGTTGTAAAAAAAGAAAATTCTTTTGATATAGATAATATTCAATATAATATTACTGGAGCGGATAAAAATAAAGAAGTTACTATAAATGTAAAATCTGATGTATCTGGTACTATTAATAAGATGAAAAAATTTGTAGAAAAGTATAATTCTTTATTAGAAAAAGTTAATGGTAAACTTTCAGAAAAGAAAAGTTATAAATTTAAGCCTTTGACTGAAGCTCAAAGAAAAGATATGAAGGAAGATGAAAGAAAGGAGTGGGATAAAAAAGCTAAAGAAGGTGTATTAAGAAATGATATGGATTTAAGTAATATGCTTTCACAAATGAGAAGTGCTTTCATTGATAAAATTGAAGATGCAGGTATAACAGCTAGTGAAATAGGAATAACAACATCTAGAGATTATACAAAAAGAGGTAAACTTCAAATTAATGAAGAAAAGCTAACAAAAGCATTAGAGAAAAATAGTGATAAAATACAAGAATTGTTTACGAAAAGTTCTAGCAAAACTAATGTACAAGATAAATATAAAGAAGAAGGTATTTTCTGTAGAATAAATGATATTTTAGATAAATATGTAGGGCGTGAAGGAACACTTATAAAAAAGGCGGGATATAAAGATTCTAGATGGTCAAAAGATAATGACTTATCTAAAAATATAGTAAAACAAGAAAAAAAGATAAAAGATTTAGAAAAAATTATGTTTGAAAAACAAGAAAGATATTATCAAATGTTTGCACGTCTTGAAAAAGCTATGAACCAAATGAATGCACAAGCCAATTGGCTTTCAAGTCAAATGGGTCAATAA
- a CDS encoding flagellin, giving the protein MIINHNMNAMNAHRQMGMNTVNTGKAMEKLSSGLRINRAGDDAAGLAISEKMRGQIRGLNQASRNSQDGISLIQTAEGALNETHSILQRMRELSVQASNDTNTTDDRGQLQKEINQLTSEVNRIANTTEFNTQKILNSKDGKNFELQIGANEGQSMTVKMDDMTSGALKITDDKNKKYVGGEIKDLTIKTADDKGTAKELTIKVADQVISLAKIPDKTKAEIQVTKNEIIDKINAGLTTAKVNLTASIEDGKLVLKGTDATNAVKATEIKNADGGIGDFGTPADKGFANEITNGTDNTGISSALDVSTHENAAKAITKFDDALNKVSDQRSRLGAYQNRLEHTINNLNTSSENLQASESRIRDVDMAKEMMNFSKNNILAQAAQAMLAQANQQPQGVLQLLR; this is encoded by the coding sequence ATGATAATTAATCACAATATGAATGCTATGAACGCTCATAGACAAATGGGAATGAACACAGTTAATACTGGAAAGGCTATGGAAAAATTAAGCTCAGGTTTAAGAATAAATAGAGCTGGAGATGATGCTGCAGGATTAGCAATCTCAGAAAAAATGAGAGGACAAATCAGAGGTCTTAACCAAGCTTCAAGAAACTCTCAAGATGGTATTTCTTTAATTCAAACAGCTGAAGGTGCTTTGAATGAAACTCACTCAATTCTTCAAAGAATGAGAGAATTATCTGTACAAGCTTCTAATGATACAAATACAACTGACGATAGAGGACAATTACAAAAAGAAATAAACCAATTAACTTCAGAAGTTAATAGAATAGCTAATACAACTGAATTTAACACACAAAAAATATTAAATTCTAAAGATGGAAAAAATTTCGAACTTCAAATAGGAGCTAATGAAGGTCAATCAATGACTGTTAAAATGGATGATATGACTTCAGGTGCCTTAAAAATAACAGATGATAAAAATAAAAAATATGTTGGTGGAGAAATCAAAGATTTAACTATAAAAACAGCAGATGATAAAGGAACTGCTAAAGAATTAACAATAAAAGTAGCGGATCAAGTAATATCACTGGCGAAAATACCAGACAAAACAAAAGCAGAAATACAAGTAACTAAAAATGAAATAATTGATAAAATCAATGCAGGATTAACTACTGCTAAAGTTAATTTAACAGCAAGTATAGAAGATGGAAAATTAGTTTTAAAAGGAACAGATGCAACAAATGCTGTTAAAGCCACTGAAATAAAGAATGCTGACGGTGGAATTGGTGACTTTGGAACACCAGCAGATAAAGGATTTGCAAATGAAATAACAAATGGAACAGATAATACTGGAATATCATCAGCATTAGATGTTTCAACTCATGAAAATGCAGCAAAAGCAATAACAAAATTTGATGATGCATTAAATAAAGTATCAGATCAAAGATCAAGACTTGGTGCGTACCAAAACAGATTAGAACATACAATTAACAACTTAAATACATCTTCAGAAAACTTACAAGCATCAGAATCAAGAATTAGAGATGTAGATATGGCTAAAGAAATGATGAACTTCTCTAAAAATAATATATTAGCACAAGCTGCTCAAGCAATGCTTGCACAAGCTAATCAACAACCACAAGGAGTTCTTCAATTATTAAGATAA
- the fliS gene encoding flagellar export chaperone FliS: MYASNAYKTYKNNSVNYASKDQLLLMLLDGAVKFAKMGRQAILDKKISKAHDSLTRTQDIFFELMATLDVNAAGEWGKQIMGIYEFVVRRLADANMKKDIEIMEDIIPLIENIRNTWYEAEKISRGQR; encoded by the coding sequence ATGTACGCTAGTAATGCATATAAAACTTATAAAAATAACAGTGTAAATTATGCTTCAAAAGACCAACTGCTATTAATGCTACTTGATGGTGCAGTTAAATTTGCAAAAATGGGTAGACAAGCAATTTTAGATAAAAAAATTTCAAAAGCGCATGATAGTTTAACTAGAACTCAGGATATATTTTTTGAACTTATGGCAACATTAGATGTAAATGCTGCTGGTGAGTGGGGAAAACAAATCATGGGGATTTATGAGTTTGTGGTTAGGAGACTTGCGGATGCCAACATGAAAAAGGATATAGAAATAATGGAAGATATTATTCCATTAATAGAAAATATAAGAAATACGTGGTATGAAGCAGAAAAGATATCAAGAGGACAAAGATAA
- a CDS encoding flagellin, translating into MIINHNMNAMNAHRQMGMNTVNTGKAMEKLSSGLRINRAGDDAAGLAISEKMRGQIRGLNQASRNSQDGISLIQTAEGALNETHSILQRMRELSVQASNDTNTTDDRGQLQKEINQLTSEVNRIANTTEFNTQKILNSKDGKNFELQIGANEGQSMTVKMDDMTSGALKITDDTNKKYVGGEIKDLKLKADKAATTGGPKELKINVAGTDITLATIAKGAEGDITLTKNEIIEKINEGLKGKNFTASIENDKIVLKGTGDSKEAIKKITITGDTTAAGVIGDFGTPADKGFANEITNGTDNTGISSALDVSTHENAAKAITKFDDALNKVSDQRSRLGAYQNRLEHTINNLNTSSENLQASESRIRDVDMAKEMMNFSKNNILAQAAQAMLAQANQQPQGVLQLLR; encoded by the coding sequence ATGATAATTAATCACAATATGAATGCTATGAACGCTCATAGACAAATGGGAATGAACACAGTTAATACTGGAAAGGCTATGGAAAAATTAAGCTCAGGTTTAAGAATAAATAGAGCTGGAGATGATGCTGCAGGATTAGCAATCTCAGAAAAAATGAGAGGACAAATCAGAGGTCTTAACCAAGCTTCAAGAAACTCTCAAGATGGTATTTCTTTAATTCAAACAGCTGAAGGTGCTTTGAATGAAACTCACTCAATTCTTCAAAGAATGAGAGAATTATCTGTACAAGCTTCTAATGATACAAATACAACTGACGATAGAGGACAATTACAAAAAGAAATAAACCAATTAACTTCAGAAGTTAATAGAATAGCTAATACAACTGAATTTAACACACAAAAAATATTAAATTCTAAAGATGGAAAAAATTTCGAACTTCAAATAGGAGCTAATGAAGGTCAATCAATGACTGTTAAAATGGATGATATGACTTCAGGTGCCTTAAAAATAACAGATGATACAAATAAAAAATATGTTGGTGGAGAAATCAAAGATTTAAAATTAAAGGCAGATAAAGCAGCAACAACTGGTGGTCCTAAAGAATTAAAAATAAATGTAGCAGGAACTGACATTACTTTAGCTACTATAGCTAAAGGTGCAGAAGGAGATATAACTTTAACTAAAAATGAAATAATAGAAAAAATCAATGAAGGACTAAAAGGTAAAAATTTCACAGCAAGCATAGAAAATGATAAAATAGTTTTAAAAGGAACTGGAGATTCTAAAGAAGCTATTAAAAAAATTACAATAACAGGTGATACTACTGCAGCTGGAGTAATTGGTGACTTTGGAACACCAGCAGATAAAGGATTTGCAAATGAAATAACAAATGGAACAGATAATACTGGAATATCATCAGCATTAGATGTTTCAACTCATGAAAATGCAGCAAAAGCAATAACAAAATTTGATGATGCATTAAATAAAGTATCAGATCAAAGATCAAGACTTGGTGCGTACCAAAACAGATTAGAACATACAATTAACAACTTAAATACATCTTCAGAAAACTTACAAGCATCAGAATCAAGAATTAGAGATGTAGATATGGCTAAAGAAATGATGAATTTCTCTAAAAATAATATATTAGCACAAGCTGCTCAAGCAATGCTTGCACAAGCTAATCAACAACCACAAGGAGTTCTTCAATTATTAAGATAA